A single Venturia canescens isolate UGA chromosome 1, ASM1945775v1, whole genome shotgun sequence DNA region contains:
- the LOC122419480 gene encoding uncharacterized protein isoform X5 — translation MVDLRWICWYLLKGVPTLFAFPIESSQASDSDFWKVQWEYWPQYTLGILSFVVVASTLVGCLCCQRQRRPKGFQDDAATGKEFKDGSTAGTETTIERVPSSSLELEVPRRISTPSREKILFDEILLSNYTDGRSALKPPSSSLYNNDDNEENEISRNRGKNEWYEGENFPREKLKYLREIGRGWFGKVVEGMTVLEEGNVTMLGKNRGVVVRILTEGATSREKSWFLGESTPYLKLRHPNVLELLGFCLETDPFLLLFESCPVGDLKNFLLENRETGDALRKENVPMRMALNIANALEHMHENGFAHTDLSARNCLVAHDLTAKLGDYGVGVEKYPGDYYIVGDRALPIRWSAPESLECTETTIETRAITPHANVWSYGVLLWEIASWAERPYDHLCDEQVIELIFSPRSEKSVELVDKFIAKHDLPANFREALEATWKFAPTERSSLRNVREILCGKKMEDFEQRWENLKPNGPCSVDKSASLQDLRGSMDSGLCQANSYLDKNSLRANFRLGPEEEPVVNCASIRETICQTESGSETEEESWRGRVERGAYTEKVKQKSKSVADLMVLVHIDSDSDVESSLGPQNIDKPMKKRLPPSGSDGDLRRGAVIADEFDEALRKLRDPSNVANSFVTRTTKSTMDHVNTDSKVNENVKIVDNIVQSVEINEIIEKPKLLTLTSHQGKTPILRLSFGGNPLSSDSSEPNLKDDSFQNEERVVEKIEQDTTSGDKNSSDTREFLRNEEPVVLRLVSKGNPDLPLLRYIPERSSTPVNPVDKAPSDAFLVSESREAPPLLTDTTGNGPNSVDVELWNDALGEELEKKNPLFVENVTIFHEYAQDRMLYFDNSSTAPLDKDAGFHKKNSNSGSSTPKSLQSFPVSSCPSGTRYNFSAACLSAPATPRRNDNLISISGQRLRDRRKEEMRKKTDYYPDDCVVLRGSLSAPETPFRRKYNEDSSTCEDLDEERHDVKDSAPDTPQSRCNYSVGNADEDLSSVGDELEPAGIMKRSSHEVDDEEDRKHLSTPDDERSSDSGFRDKESCEEEESPIPGSQVLSSIEILGTRISCVNLKNSSPLFSASAEEEQMRILFELDTILDAEYYGNSRDPDKIDDTEISLEINEKLHFEDTDEIAEKIRSISESHGSTESTDILETVRANSCDANFLDHFFSSKDDTNQDSKFEYFNDTSSADLLESMEVDSVSDECSIKIEENRLSSKKEDLMVGGGAHSSCESPIKTSDKSPSTDSSAELIRLNIDSSETPSDIMKNESISSEISPIKTDRNSFTDGSLDLQIVVSDSTSSSDKDALNKVASFDDISKVLSQESKSFSSHNIDSKTNEINYVENCSSNLPLEEDSRNTQLKNPPAGSDSEIINLTSPSIEEEFSSSRSEDVAEISTRAETLITDFESINQDKLRTNESFEAQEKKTETETENSICLPHGAERRNFQGDDAFEYSSEDSQNLCTFVDRADDGDSTIENHDKIVCSSNELLLIRDENRGSNISVDALIQRDPLNSDVEQWSWRENINEINDDNEEDSSTMSLKSDNSYVSFGLDEAFVTAIRNELTEKLPRAQMPVVEALDPHDETETATASINPETTAKHWGEDEEIDSSPERSSVDISIRYNIYGTPLSPILEERESAATSESLFSKEESADASIASRVSALSEDVLVVDTLTNRAIIVEAGANGGNVGTLDSQQDEDRDTSHGDISDEENLEYPQNHFNRGFGNKKTWLGSGGAPLPSPEEESKWQQQFPLPLQMQDDLMSTSFGTDRDWDSQDDEEGEDEVEEGDDDEEENSSSSGEFVWKRYDDAGDLEKVATRSPPSKPKSHETEVDLDEEAEEEGDDGEEEDDEEEEEFTPSAWDATLAPHRSALRSPEKNLKTGNLYTQDQKKSVWFKKQRYHCVYEYPKETLVVNAQGQVATTWEPTSYTDWEDMMNEPARLDIYPIEYDETNRAGDEEFYHESQHQISSSSSLTSPRDVLDLRPSEDEVDRIDDRPLEVSLPQANGNSRSTDFNEGQQQAQLGELRHTRDRLKLNLLSTNGSTKTDGEVVSEILPRESENVDNIGTISEQMKVSLKTEKHLGNLKNLENPDRADMMEAARDFPSPDSQRAGKESLTKLEVDSHNIDESADKSGKKTPKCDNETKKLKTSINKDYPLQTENKLCDTEGIDSQEKVCSDIDVVEQSSNLKILCNLSVIETSKIDDDEDDNNKREKKDEAVCGDDGKVANENADDKVKDVKESTTFGNDEKMLEVRSTDENFQNCGDQKEESSKWKTRKDPRKYEHLEISILEAAVIPSSSNDTANSALVVSTSINDSSKNGKNMGEIKETEMVQSLTQS, via the exons ATGGTTGACTTGAGGTGGATTTGCTGGTACCTTTTGAAAGGTGTGCCAACACTTTTTGCCTTTCCCATTGAATCATCACAGGCCTCAG ACTCGGATTTCTGGAAAGTACAATGGGAATATTGGCCCCAATATACTCTTGGGATTCTGAGCTTCGTCGTTGTAGCATCTACTCTTGTCGGATGTCTCTGTTGTCAGAGACAGCGCCGTCCAAAAGGATTTCAG GACGATGCTGCAACAGGCAAG GAATTCAAGGATGGAAGTACAGCGGGAACGGAAACAACAATCGAGCGTGTGCCTTCCTCGAGTCTCGAACTCGAAGTACCACGACGCATTTCAACACCATCGAGAGAGAAGATTTTATTTGATGAGATATTGTTGTCCAATTATACGGATGGAAGATCAGCTTTAAAACCGCCATCGTCATCGCTCTATAACAATGATGACAATGAAGAGAATGAAATATCACGTAATCGAGGGAAAAACGAGTGGTACGAAGGTGAAAATTTTCCCCGCGAAAAGTTGAAATATCTTCGTGAAATTGGTCGTGGCTGGTTTGGCAAAGTAGTCGAAGGGATGACAGTACTCGAGGAAGGAAACGTCACGATGTTGGGGAAAAACCGTGGTGTCGTCGTAAGGATTTTAACGGAAGGTGCAACGAGCAGAGAAAAATCGTGGTTCCTCGGGGAGTCGACACCGTATTTAAAACTTCGACATCCAAACGTTCTTGAACTTTTGGGTTTTTGCCTGGAGACTGATCCATTTCTCTTGCTCTTTGAATCTTGTCCCGTTGGAgacctgaaaaattttttgctgGAAAATCGCGAGACCGGTGATGCCCTCCGAAAGGAAAATGTACCGATGAGAATGGCGCTGAATATTGCCAACGCCCTCGAACATATGCACGAAAATGGATTTGCTCATACAGATTTATCTGCAAGAAATTGTCTCGTGGCTCATGATTTAACCGCTAAATTGGGCGACTATGGGGTCGGGGTCGAGAAATATCCTGGCGATTATTACATCGTGGGTGATCGTGCCTTGCCGATACGATGGTCAGCCCCGGAAAGCTTAGAATGCACGGAAACGACGATCGAAACGAGAGCAATTACACCGCACGCGAATGTTTGGAGTTACGGTGTGCTGCTGTGGGAAATAGCTAGCTGGGCGGAGCGTCCTTACGACCATCTTTGCGATGAGCAAGTTATCGAATTAATATTTTCCCCCAGAAGCGAGAAATCTGTTGAATTGGTTGATAAATTTATCGCCAAACACGACTTGCCGGCAAATTTTCGAGAAGCTTTAGAAGCAACGTGGAAATTTGCGCCCACCGAGCGTTCGAGCCTGAGAAACGTGCGAGAAATACTATGTGGAAAAAAGATGGAAGATTTCGAGCAACGATGGGAAAATTTAAAGCCAAATGGGCCATGCTCCGTCGATAAAAGTGCGAGTTTACAAGATCTCAGAGGGAGCATGGACTCCGGGCTGTGCCAGGCGAATTCGTACCTTGATAAAAATTCTCTACGAGCCAACTTTCGTCTGGGACCCGAAGAAGAGCCTGTCGTTAATTGTGCGAGCATAAGAGAAACCATTTGTCAAACCGAGTCGGGATCAGAGACCGAGGAGGAAAGTTGGAGGGGTCGCGTCGAGCGTGGCGCTTATACAGAAAAGGTTAAACAAAAATCGAAGTCAGTAGCCGATCTCATGGTTCTCGTCCACATTGATTCAGACTCCGATGTCGAATCTTCGCTGGGACCGCAGAACATCGATAAGCCTATGAAAAAACGTTTACCACCGTCGGGTAGCGACGGTGATCTCCGCCGCGGTGCCGTTATCGCCGACGAATTTGACGAAGCTCTGAGGAAACTACGCGATCCCTCTAATGTTGCAAATAGCTTCGTTACGAGAACGACAAAAAGTACGATGGATCACGTAAATACTGACTCCAAGGTCaatgaaaacgtgaaaattgtagATAATATCGTACAAAGTgtcgaaattaacgaaattatCGAGAAGCCCAAATTATTAACTCTCACCAGTCATCAGGGAAAAACTCCGATATTGAGATTATCGTTTGGCGGCAATCCTCTGTCATCAGATTCGAGTGAGCCCAATCTCAAAGACGATAGTTTTCAAAACGAAGAACgcgttgttgaaaaaattgagcaaGATACGACGAGCGGTGACAAAAATTCAAGTGATACAAGAGAATTTTTGCGAAACGAGGAACCCGTCGTCTTGCGATTGGTCTCCAAAGGTAATCCGGATCTTCCACTTTTGCGTTATATTCCCGAACGTAGTTCAACACCAGTGAACCCAGTAGATAAAGCCCCTTCGGATGCATTTCTCGTATCTGAAAGTCGTGAGGCTCCTCCTTTGTTGACCGACACAACTGGCAATGGGCCGAATAGCGTCGACGTTGAATTGTGGAACGACGCTCTGGGTGAAgaattggaaaagaaaaaccctcttttcgttgaaaatgtcactatttttcatgaatacgCTCAAGATCGAATGCTCTATTTTGATAATTCGTCAACAGCTCCGCTCGACAAAGACGccggttttcacaaaaaaaattcaaactctGGATCAAGCACACCAAAATCGTTGCAAAGTTTCCCTGTTTCATCGTGTCCTTCCGGTACACGATACAATTTTTCAGCGGCCTGTTTATCGGCTCCTGCAACTCCACGACGCAACGATAATCTTATTTCGATTTCGGGTCAACGATTACGGGACAGGCGTAaagaagaaatgagaaaaaagacggaTTATTATCCGGATGATTGTGTTGTCCTACGAGGCTCGTTATCTGCGCCGGAAACACCCTTCCGTCGAAAGTACAATGAAGATTCGTCAACTTGCGAAGATCTCGACGAGGAGAGACATGACGTGAAAGACTCCGCTCCGGATACGCCACAATCTCGTTGTAACTATTCGGTCGGTAATGCTGACGAAGATTTGTCATCAGTCGGCGATGAACTTGAACCCGCTGGGATAATGAAAAGATCGTCGCACGAAGTCGACGATGAGGAAGATCGTAAACATTTGTCAACCCCGGACGATGAGCGGAGTTCAGATTCGGGTTTCCGTGACAAAGAATCGTGCGAGGAAGAAGAGTCCCCGATTCCAGGTTCACAGGTACTATCGAGTATCGAAATACTCGGCACGAGAATTTCTTGCGTAAACCTGAAAAATTCGTCACCGCTATTCTCCGCCTCGGCCGAAGAAGAACAAATGCGAATTTTGTTTGAGTTAGATACGATTCTTGATGCTGAGTATTACGGAAACTCCCGTGATCCAGACAAAATTGACGACACCGAAATCTCTttggaaataaatgaaaaattacattttgagGACACCGATGAGATTGCTGAAAAAATTAGATCGATATCGGAATCCCACGGTTCTACGGAATCGACGGATATTCTAGAGACGGTCAGAGCTAATTCTTGCGATGCTAATTTCTTGGATCATTTTTTCAGTTCCAAGGACGACACGAATCAAGattcaaaatttgaatactTCAATGATACGAGTTCGGCTGATTTGTTGGAAAGCATGGAGGTTGATTCGGTGAGCGACGAATGCTCAATAAAAATCGAGGAGAATCGCTTGAGTTCGAAAAAAGAAGATTTAATGGTGGGAGGAGGGGCCCATTCAAGCTGCGAATCTCCGATAAAAACTTCTGATAAATCACCGAGCACGGATTCCTCAGCCGAATTGATTCGTTTGAATATTGATTCCTCAGAGACGCCTTCGgatatcatgaaaaacgaatcaaTTAGCAGCGAAATCTCGCCGATAAAAACCGATCGCAATTCATTTACGGATGGATCTCTGGATCTTCAGATCGTAGTCAGCGACTCGACGAGTTCTTCCGATAAAGATGCTCTGAATAAGGTCGCTTCGTTCGACGATATCTCCAAAGTCCTTTCTCaagaatcgaaaagtttttcatcACATAATATAGACAGTAAAACCAACGAAATAAATTATGTGGAaaactgctcttcgaatttaCCGCTTGAGGAAGATTCTAGGAATACGCAACTGAAGAATCCTCCTGCTGGCAGTGACTCCGAGATAATCAACTTGACGAGTCCGTCAATTGAAGAGGAATTTTCGTCGAGCCGGAGCGAAGACGTTGCGGAAATTTCTACACGGGCCGAAACACTGATCACCGATTTCGAATCAATAAATCAAGACAAATTACGAACGAACGAGAGTTTCGAagctcaagaaaaaaaaacggaaaccgAAACGGAAAACTCAATATGTTTACCGCATGGAGCTGAACGAAGAAATTTTCAGGGAGATGACGCTTTTGAATACTCATCCGAAGATAGTCAAAATTTATGTACGTTCGTCGATAGAGCAGACGACGGAGATTCAACGATAGAAAATCACGATAAAATAGTATGTTCTTCGAACGAATTACTGTTGATACGCGATGAGAATCGAGGTTCGAATATTTCCGTTGATGCACTAATACAACGCGATCCATTAAATTCGGACGTTGAACAATGGTCTTGGAGAGAAAATATCAACGAGATTAACGACGACAATGAGGAGGATAGCTCGACGATGTCGTTGAAGAGCGATAATTCATACGTTTCGTTTGGTCTCGACGAAGCTTTCGTAACGGCGATAAGAAACGAGTTGACGGAAAAACTGCCACGAGCTCAAATGCCAGTTGTCGAGGCGCTCGATCCGCACGATGAGACGGAAACGGCAACGGCGTCTATAAATCCAGAAACGACTGCCAAACATTGGGGGGAAGATGAAGAAATTGATTCGAGTCCGGAACGCTCGAGCGTCGATATATCTATTCGATATAATATTTATGGAACTCCTTTGAGTCCCATTTTGGAAGAGCGCGAGAGCGCTGCAACTTCCGAGTCTCTTTTCTCGAAAGAAGAATCCGCCGATGCCTCAATCGCGTCTAGAGTTTCGGCATTGTCCGAGGACGTTCTTGTCGTTGACACCCTAACTAATCGGGCGATCATCGTTGAAGCTGGTGCCAATGGGGGTAACGTTGGAACCTTAGATTCTCAACAAGATGAAGACAGGGACACCTCCCACGGCGACATTTCCGATGAAGAAAATCTTGAATATCCACAAAACCATTTCAACAg AGGCTTcggtaataaaaaaacttggttGGGGAGCGGAGGTGCACCTCTGCCAAGTCCCGAGGAAGAGAGCAAATGGCAACAACAATTTCCACTCCCTCTGCAAATGCAGGATGATCTTATGAGCACGAGCTTCGGTACCGACCGTGATTGGGACAGTCAGGATGATGAGGAGGGTgaagatgaagtcgaagagGGAGACGACGATGAAGAAGAGAATAGTTCGAGTTCTGGCGAATTCGTTTGGAAG CGATACGATGATGCTGGGGATTTGGAGAAAGTTGCAACTCGCAGTCCACCGTCTAAGCCAAAATCCCACGAGACCGAAGTCGATTTAGACGAGGAAGCGGAGGAAGAAGGTGACGACGGCGAGGAGGAAGATgacgaggaagaggaagagttCACGCCGTCAGCCTGGGATGCGACGTTGGCTCCTCATCGGTCTGCTCTTAGATCTCCTGAGAAAAATCTTAAGACTGGG AATTTATACACGCAGGATCAGAAGAAAAGCGTTTGGTTCAAGAAGCAACGGTATCACTGTGTCTACGAGTATCCAAAGGAGACTCTTGTGGTCAATGCTCAGGGGCAAGTTGCGACCACGTGGGAACCAACTTCGTACACTG ACTGGGAAGACATGATGAACGAACCTGCACGTCTCGATATCTACCCGATTGAATACGATGAGACGAATCGTGCCG GGGACGAAGAATTTTAC CACGAGAGTCAACACCAGAtatcgtcttcgtcgtcgttgaCGTCGCCTCGAGACGTCCTGGATCTACGGCCTTCTGAAGATGAGGTAGACCGAATCGACGATCGACCGTTGGAAGTTTCATTGCCACAAGCCAATGGGAATTCACGCAGCACAGATTTTAACGAAGGCCAACAACAGGCGCAGCTCGGAGAGCTGAGGCACACCAGAGATCGTCTCAAACTAAATTTATTGTCTACCAATGGATCGACAAAAACTGACGGGGAAGTAGTATCAGAGATACTACCTAGAGAATCCGAGAATGTCGACAACATTGGAACGATATCTGAACAAATGAAAGTTTCCCTCAAAACAGAGAAACATTTGgggaacttgaaaaatcttgaaaatccAGATAGAGCTGATATGATGGAAGCCGCAAGGGATTTTCCCAGTCCTGACAGCCAACGTGCTGGAAAAGAATCTTTAACAAAACTCGAAGTCGATTCTCACAATATTGATGAAAGCGCTGATAAAAGTGGCAAGAAAACTCCGAAATGTGataacgaaacgaaaaagttgaaaacgtCGATAAATAAGGACTATCCACTACAAACGGAAAATAAACTCTGTGACACAGAAGGAATCGACTCGCAAGAAAAAGTGTGTTCCGATATCGATGTTGTTGAACAAAGTTCAAATCTGAAAATTCTCTGTAATTTGTCTGTGATcgaaacatcgaaaatagacgacgacgaggacgacaacaataaaagggaaaaaaaggatgaAGCGGTTTGCGGAGATGATGGAAAAGTAGCGAATGAAAATGCTGATGATAAAGTGAAAGATGTGAAAGAATCAACGACTTTTGGTAACGATGAGAAAATGCTAGAGGTCAGGTCAACGGATGAAAACTTTCAAAACTGCGGGGACCAAAAAGAAGAATCTTCGAAATGGAAGACGCGGAAAGATCCAAGAAAGTATGAACATTTAGAAATATCAATTTTGGAAGCAGCTGTAATTCCTTCGAGTAGTAACGATACCGCTAACAGTGCACTCGTCGTCAGCACATCGATTAATGATTCAtcgaaaaatgggaaaaacatGGGTGAAATCAAAGAAACGGAAATGGTCCAATCGTTGACGCAATCGTAG